Proteins encoded by one window of Hylaeus volcanicus isolate JK05 chromosome 7, UHH_iyHylVolc1.0_haploid, whole genome shotgun sequence:
- the LOC128880248 gene encoding autophagy-related protein 2 homolog B isoform X1: MSWLGCFPWSQGIKKRACRYLLQRYLGQFLEEKLTLDQLTVDLYNGTSRVTNVSLDVQALNELGEQQHLPLEFVDGFVAEMSISIPWSALLSEASYVEVTSLRLTVQPRQRMESGTSMFESMWSSMTSSMQLAQECLQEDANNAGNSQPLEGVELFAQTIDSILCRVKVRFIDTVIRLEHVPLDSSTGVAIEMFIKNLEYSDEAGLDPSNTSLDPSQSTKGYVVSAFTTKRFYLEGVTFHTDEFPSSARTFSRSIITTSRGSTPDSKNSDGQFSSAQMSPNQNTQTPPDANIINNLSGSNPIMFAKLAGRQEIRLKLKQGEGVSGPKVELEVTLGSFTSFLSPRQVHVLMELGHGLASPDLEDISNVAPRTCVEKPMARSDFHRVERELIQQIQPTQGLRTMDLRHTHGWSTASLDESDNEDEFLPMRLPGSASMSNSVTSNNISMDGSISSSSISLKSSATNLPKQRKQRHSVDSGPSTETSHFHVRVSSIAIVLLHEDILTTCVDGGGLTCSSIRQMKRSAEEFFKELGLFAATGYGNKDFDKASKLLLDACHLSHIRLLAAPLVIEGKEKTMTLSSAISGTLTLASLEIVECLIDSNSSGASGTPPTEYVELLTFPKENSTNVGFTNKTDFKMKFKSVENAQGAKHAQLMKSTNPCTEIDIELEPCKSEVDITIVDRICALLNPQPICSCNPVSNNRNINQQNIFYQAVESPASSDFAAVINVSSSQCTVKLRFPIPDLRPLHDMNRAPWWKRSVRTDYMILKLIDAQIHSTMKSHPHSVAKHEIQFRKLLSSYAETETDKPIKIGKVTTDEKNNASCQQVNEGFGWARVVITIYSQRSSGQLEDSSEGEPDSSLDEALDSAPKHQPSPFSSKRVIHESDTPHSQGDKDDSEQREGEELIIPGSREEMLEFMDEGTRSSRIQLEINFPCVFVQIPSKHLFELLYNRFNSDLLLWRSSAPRPKYTTHMESHIGLDLASTLLQESVYPRFSTCKSGIQYDSDSDSNEEGVFRSAADKSYRQHQNRVSRNGQSNLALILNIDQGLLCMYAPVRDSMSNVIPGQQGELIIRVEDTTIFSVTSYKGNSNLSYVCAMIKETSLDHCGLMTTPSQPPTMIRINSVTPRHCQKAIYKSELDANVMGTNNSDKDMVMLAIRIQAAHQTHRIKTFRVAVGVTNATLRYKMCTTGTSWFTQLTDCLDVIDYPVAGYSSPGVLTELHLHFWDCAIDYRPIHLPLRSMITLGNFSVSSNIAAQTNTSTLRFIAEDIALFVSNKLGKVVDIKRDYVCVMDVGLFELSLRLNSKMFGGAPRVDLRASNNVLHIRTCSDSGRILIQLLTYFANDGDLMPNTESTESIMVPSSGDEESLFGDESINLLSTSQLERVNTLMEEAMTETVNGTSASVDGKILKNEDKVEVFFFPDESHPPSQIIPEMSKGPEQCAKSECNVEIEDANEDFCILGEEAGAGIMPRHGVPEVRWLCQESLRIVDNYFSIPLGKPDLLKAPRHFPSPILRYTLCEMTLIWHMYGGRDFESSPPTIKKHVSINDNKNLPNATIQERSRSPWYDGVSFNESNMNEVHFGSIPNSPRGKSKETSEWHTLGGPGRRHDVLMEIELTKVRFQHEVYPDNTEEAARQVLLISEIEIRDRLASSYINKFLYQYSSEAKPKQSHANMFVMKAVHIRPDPRLSAQECCLKLSLLPLRLNIDQDSLLFLIEFFNELSGDLKETQENSNTPSNPQSSPLSKQGTPTHHLPVMSVNDTAPNTPTPTNTSQNDSIDPNLLILLEDELMIKECKTKMKTKQAVQEDCQPIFFRSVIFSPEVLVRLDYHGKRVDLTHGPVAGLLMGLAQLNCSELRLKRLTHRHGLLGFDKLVTFLISEWLQDIKKNQLPSLLGGVGPMHSLIQLFQGIRDLFWLPIEQYQKDGRIIRGLQRGANSFTTSTAMAALELTSKLIHAIQSTAETAYDMVSPGPSVRKKSKGQKGRRKRYSQPLDIREGMANAYLLVKEGLGETADQLVRVASEEHEQKGVSGALGGVLRQIPPTVMKPIILATEATNNVLGGMQSQLVPDVRREATQKWRQDSNDAN; encoded by the exons ATGTCTTGGTTGGGATGCTTCCCTTGGTCGCAAGGGATCAAAAAACGAGCCTGCAGATATCTCCTACAACGATATCTTGGTCAATTTTTAGAGGAGAAGCTGACATTGGATCAACTCACAGTAGATCTTTACAATGGAACTAGTCGTGTAACCAATGTCAGCCTTGATGTACAG gcgCTTAATGAGCTGGGAGAACAGCAACATCTGCCATTAGAATTTGTAGATGGTTTTGTAGCAGAGATGTCAATTAGTATACCGTGGTCAGCTTTGCTTAGCGAAGCTAGTTACGTGGAAGTGACAAGTCTAAGGTTAACGGTTCAACCAAGACAAAGGATGGAAAGTGGTACTTCAATGTTCGAATCCATGTGGAGCTCTATGACATCGAGTATGCAACTCGCACAAGAATGCTTGCAAGAAGATGCTAACAATGCTGGGAATTCTCAACCTTTAGAAGGAGTAGAATTGTTTGCACAAACGATAGATTCAA ttttatgCAGAGTGAAAGTCAGATTTATAGATACTGTGATACGTTTGGAACATGTGCCACTAGATTCTTCAACAGGAGTTGcaatagaaatgtttataaagaatCTCGAATATTCAGATGAAGCAGGCTTGGATCCAAGCAATACTTCATTAGATCCTAGTCAATCTACAAAAGGATATGTTGTGTCGGCATTTACGACTAAACGTTTTTACCTAGAAGGAGTGACTTTTCACACGGATGAATTTCCATCTAGTGCAAGAACTTTTTCTAGAAGTATAATAACAACGAGTAGGGGTTCGACGCCAGATTCTAAA AATTCGGATGGCCAATTTTCTTCTGCACAAATGTCTCCCAATCAAAATACGCAAACTCCTCCAGAtgctaatattattaataatttaagtgGATCGAATCCTATAATGTTTGCTAAGTTGGCAGGCAGACAAGAAAtaagattaaaattgaaacaaggAGAAGGTGTCTCAGGGCCAAAG GTAGAATTGGAAGTAACTCTGGGATCTTTTACTTCGTTTTTAAGTCCGCGGCAAGTGCatgttttaatggaattaGGACATGGACTTGCGTCTCCGGACTTGGAAGACATCAGCAATGTCGCACCAAGAACGTGCGTCGAAAAACCTATGGCTCGCAGCGACTTTCATCGCGTGGAACGCGAACTTATTCAACAAATACAACCAACTCAAGGATTGCGTACTATG GATCTAAGGCATACGCATGGTTGGTCAACGGCATCTTTGGACGAGTCTGACAATGAAGATGAATTTCTACCGATGCGACTACCGGGATCCGCGTCGATGAGTAACTCTGTTACGAGTAACAACATCAGTATGGACGGGAGTATATCGTCTAGTAGTATTAGCTTAAAAAGTTCAGCAACAAATTTACCAAAGCAACGTAAACAGAGACATAGCGTGGATAGCGGTCCTTCCACGGAAACATCTCACTTTCACGTGAGAGTATCTTCCATAGCTATAGTCCTGTTACACGAAGATATATTAACTACTTGCGTAGACGGCGGTGGCTTAACGTGTTCTAGTATACGACAAATGAAGAGATCGgcagaagaattttttaaagaactcGGATTGTTCGCAGCCACTGGATATGGAAACAAAGATTTTGATAAGGCATCGAAGTTGCTCTTAGACGCTTGCCATTTGAGTCACATTAG ATTGCTTGCTGCGCCGTTAGTAatcgaaggaaaagaaaaaactatGACGCTATCTTCTGCGATATCTGGAACCCTGACGTTAGCTAGTTTAGAAATTGTAGAATGTTTAATTGATTCCAACAGCTCTGGCGCGAGCGGAACTCCCCCGACGGAATATGTAGAACTACTTACATTTCCAAAAGAGAACTCAACGAATGTTGGCTTTACTaataaaacagatttcaaaatgaaatttaaatccGTGGAAAATGCTCAGGGTGCTAAGCACGCTCAGTTAATGAAATCTACGAATCCGTGTACAGAAATTGA TATCGAATTGGAGCCATGTAAAAGCGAAGTGGACATAACCATCGTAGATAGGATATGCGCTCTATTGAATCCACAACCTATATGCTCGTGTAACCCTGTATCTAACAACAGAAATATC aatcaacaaaatatattttatcaagcCGTGGAGAGTCCCGCTTCGTCAGATTTTGCAGCCGTTATAAACGTATCCTCGTCGCAATGTACAGTAAAACTAAG GTTTCCAATACCAGATTTAAGACCACTGCACGATATGAATCGAGCACCGTGGTGGAAAAGATCAGTAAGAACGGATTACATGATTTTGAAACTGATAGATGCACAAATACATTCAACCATGAAAAGTCATCCTCACTCTGTAGCAAAGCATGAGATTCAGTTTCGTAAACTACTCTCTTCGTACGCGGAAACCGAGACAGACAAGCCGATAAAAATAGGCAAAGTTACAACTGACGAGAAGAACAACGCGTCGTGTCAACAAGTAAACGAGGGTTTTGGGTGGGCCAGAGTAGTCATTACGATTTACTCACAACGTTCGAGCGGCCAGCTTGAAGATAGTTCCGAAGGAGAACCAGATTCTAGCTTGGACGAAGCTTTGGACAGCGCGCCTAAACATCAACCATCGCCGTTCAGCTCTAAGCGGGTTATTCATGAATCTGATACACCCCATTCGCAAGGGGACAAAGATGATTCAGAACAAAG AGAAGGTGAAGAACTGATTATACCGGGAAGCCGAGAAGAAATGCTAGAATTCATGGACGAAGGCACGCGTAGTTCCAGAATTCAATTAGAAATTAACTTTCCATGTGTTTTCGTCCAAATACCATCTAAGCATCTATTCGAGTTACTGTACAATAGATTCAACAGTGATCTTCTGTTATGGAGATCATCAGCGCCGAGACCAAAGTATACTACGCACATGGAGAGTCATATAGGGCTTGATTTGGCGTCTACCTTGTTGCAAGAATCCGTTTATCCAAG ATTTAGCACGTGTAAAAGTGGAATTCAGTATGATTCCGATTCGGACTCGAACGAAGAGGGTGTATTTCGTTCTGCAGCCGATAAAAGTTATAGGCAACATCAAAACAGGGTGTCGAGAAATGGTCAGAGCAACCTAGCGCTAATTTTGAATATAGACCAAGGTCTTCTTTGTATGTACGCTCCTGTTCGCGATTCGATGAGTAACGTTATTCCTGGCCAACAAGGAGAATTGATAATACGCGTAGAGGACACTACGATATTTTCGGTGACTTCGTACAAAGGAAACTCGAATTTGAGTTATGTGTGCGCTATGATAAAAGAAACATCGTTGGATCATTGCGGATTAATGACGACTCCTTCGCAACCACCTACAATGATACGTATTAATAGCGTTACCCCGCGGCATTGTCAAAAAGCTATATATAAAAGCGAGCTAGATGCGAACGTAATGGGAACAAATAACAGCGATAAAGATATGGTGATGCTTGCTATCCGAATACAGGCTGCTCATCAAACTCATCGTATAAAA ACTTTCAGAGTAGCCGTAGGCGTAACAAATGCTACATTGAGGTACAAAATGTGTACGACTGGTACATCGTGGTTCACACAACTAACGGATTGTCTCGACGTGATCGATTATCCAGTCGCTGGTTACTCATCGCCAGGAGTATTAACAGAGTTGCATTTACATTTCTGGGATTGTGCAATTGACTATAG GCCAATTCATCTGCCATTGAGATCGATGATAACTCTGGGTAACTTTAGCGTGTCCAGTAATATTGCCGCACAAACGAACACTTCAACGTTACGTTTTATAGCTGAAGATATCGCGTTGTTTGTATCTAACAAGCTAGGAAAAGTCGTGGACATAAAGCGAGACTACGTCTGCGTCATGGATGTTGGGTTGTTCGAATTGTCGTTGAGGCTAAATAGTAAAATGTTTGGCGGAGCACCTAGAGTGGATCTCAGAGCGAGCAACAACGTTCTGCATATTCGCACGTGTTCGGATTCTGGTCGTATCCTTATTCAGTTGTTGACTTATTTTGCCAACGATGGAGATCTAATGCCAAACACGGAAAGTACCGAGAGTATCATGGTACCGAGTTCCGGAGACGAAGAGAGTCTCTTTGGCGACGAGAGTATCAACTTGTTGAGCACGAGTCAACTGGAGCGCGTAAACACTTTGATGGAAGAGGCGATGACAGAAACTGTAAACG GAACAAGTGCGAGCGTGGAtgggaaaattttaaaaaacgaagaTAAAGTAgaagtatttttctttcccgATGAGTCTCACCCCCCTTCGCAGATAATCCCTGAGATGTCGAAAGGTCCCGAGCAATGTGCCAAGTCAGAGTGTAACGTTGAGATCGAGGATGCTAACGAAGACTTTTGTATATTAGGAGAAGAAGCAGGCGCAGGGATTATGCCTAGACACGGGGTACCGGAAGTTCGTTGGCTGTGTCAAGAGTCCTTAAGGATAGTAGATAACTACTTTTCGATTCCGCTCGGTAAACCCGACTTACTTAAAGCGCCTAGACATTTCCCTTCTCCGATTCTAAGGTACACCCTATGCGAAATGACATTAATTTGGCACATGTACGGAGGAAGGGATTTCGAATCCTCGCCACCAACAATTAAGAAACACGTGTCTATTAACGATAACAAAAATCTCCCTAACGCGACGATTCAGGAAAG GAGTAGATCTCCATGGTACGACGGAGTATCTTTCAATGAATCGAACATGAACGAAGTACACTTCGGTAGTATACCAAATTCACCACGAGGAAAGTCTAAAGAAACTAGCGAATGGCACACGTTGGGCGGACCTGGCCGCCGACACGACGTTCTAATGGAAATAGAATTGACCAAAGTGCGTTTTCAGCACGAGGTCTACCCGGACAATACCGAAGAAGCAGCGAGACAAGTACTGTTGATAAGCGAGATAGAAATTAGGGACAGGCTAGCGTCTTCGTACATCAACAAATTCTTGTACCAGTACAGTAGCGAAGCGAAACCCAAACAGTCTCATGCAAATATGTTCGTCATGAAGGCGGTTCACATCAGACCGGATCCAAGATTAAGTGCTCAAGAATGTTGCTTGAAACTCAGCCTACTGCCGTTGCGTCTGAACATAGACCAAGACAGCCTATTATTCTTGATAGAGTTTTTCAACGAATTGAGCGGCGATCTAAAGGAGACCCAAGAGAATTCTAATACACCCAGCAACCCTCAGTCTTCGCCATTGTCTAAACAAGGGACGCCGACGCATCATCTACCGGTCATGAGCGTGAATGATACCGCGCCTAATACTCCAACGCCAACGAATACTTCGCAAAACGATAGTATAGATCCAAACTTGCTAATACTCCTGGAGGACGAATTGATGATTAAAGAATGTAAAAccaaaatgaaaacgaaacaagCAGTTCAGGAAGATTGTCAGCCGATATTTTTTAG GAGTGTCATATTTTCCCCCGAAGTCCTTGTTAGATTAGATTATCATGGGAAGCGTGTAGATCTCACTCACGGGCCAGTAGCGGGTCTCCTAATGGGCCTGGCACAGTTGAACTGTTCCGAATTAAGACTGAAAAGATTGACACATCGACATGGACTTCTGGGATTTGATAAGCTCGTAACGTTTTTAATTTCCGAGTGGTTGCaagatataaagaaaaatcaactTCCAAGTTTACTTGGCGGTGTAGGTCCTATGCACTCGTTGATACAATTGT TTCAAGGCATACGTGACTTATTCTGGTTACCCATTGAACAGTACCAGAAAGATGGTAGAATCATTAGAGGACTGCAACGTGGTGCGAACAGTTTCACCACTTCAACTGCAATGGCAGCATTAGAATTGACTTCTAAGCTAATACACGCTATTCAAAGCACTGCCGAAACAGCTTACGACATGGTTAGTCCTGGCCCTAGCGTGAggaaaaaaagtaaaggaCAGAAAGGACGCAGGAAAAGATACAGCCAACCGTTGGATATTCGAGAAGGAATGGCTAACGCTTACTTGCTAGTAAAAGAG GGGTTGGGTGAAACTGCTGATCAATTAGTACGCGTAGCCAGCGAAGAACACGAGCAAAAGGGAGTCTCTGGCGCATTAGGAGGCGTGTTACGACAAATACCGCCAACGGTGATGAAACCGATCATTCTAGCGACCGAGGCAACTAACAATGTATTAGGCGGTATGCAATCGCAATTGGTGCCCGACGTGAGACGAGAAGCAACTCAAAAATGGCGGCAAGATTCGAACGACGCGAACTGA